The following is a genomic window from Chloroflexota bacterium.
ACATCCAATTCTCACCGACGTAAAACTGCCCCACGACGGGGGCCAATGCCTGCCCCTCCCGTGAAAACAGGCTGATGGCTTGCCAACTGACCGCAAGGGCGAATCCGAAGAAAACCAGCAGAATGGCAGCTCGGCGCAAATACCGCAACAGGCGATCCGACATCAGGATGCGCCTCCCAGGGCCATCAGCAGAGCAACCACAGCGGTGAGAAGGGCAAGAGTTCCCAGGAGGAAAGCCAGACGGCGCTGGCGATGATAGCCTGCCACGGAACGAGCATGCCGGTCATGTTCATCCTGGCCAGCCTGGAGGGAAGCCACGTTATCAGATGGCACATTTCGGACCCGACGGAGCCACCAGGCCCGCGAGCAATACAGGTATTCGCCAATCTCGCTGGCCCGTAAAATGCTGTCGTTATCCCTGCTCATTGGAGGGTTGATCACTCATAACCCGGGCTTCAAAGGCCAGGAGGGCCTCTCGCATCTGTTCCTGCCGGAGGGCCATTGTCAGATCACCGCGGGTGCGTTCCAGCGTAGCCCGGAGCACGTCGGTTTGGCGCCGCAGTCCGCCGGTGATGGCATCGGGAAAATCGATGGTGATATGCAGGCTGTAGATGTCGTCCATGATTGCCAGGTAGGGCTCGGCATCTTCGACGCGGCCCCGGCGAATCAGATCCAACACGAAACGCCGCATCTCAGTGGCTGCCTCCGACGTCCCTTTGAGATAACTGCCCGACGGCACGCCCAACTCCTGGGGGGTCGGCAATGGATTGCCCGCGACGAGCGCGTATACCACGTGGGCCTCGGTCAGCTCCTTGAGAGCATCCTGCGTATAACCGGTATAAAACAGGTCCGGCATTGCCTCCAGGTCGGCGACCATCAGAGCAGCGGCCTCGCGTGCCTCGGCCAGCAGCTCGCTGGCCGTCTCCAGGTCGTGGCGATGAACGGCGCGGATGCTGTGCGCGCAAAGGCGAATCAGCTCGCGGGAACGCCGCAAGGTTCTATCACGCACATCGTTGCGTTCGGTGAGATCGGAACGTATCGATTCAATGATGTCGGCAAGTTGATCCAAGATCGTTCCCTATCCTATTCACCCGACTCTGGCGGGGCTGAGTTCTCTTCGGGTTCGTCGTCGTCTTCGGAGCCAACGCTCCATTGCATACCGCCCAGGGAGCCTGATCCAGAATCGAAGGTGTTGCTCTGGCGATCGGGACCCGGTATTTTGCCGAAACGGCCTTCGAACTTTTCGAGATTCTGTCTCAGGGCTTGCTGGACCATTTTGGCGGATGTGGGGGTGAGAACCACGCGGGCTTTGACCCGTCCTTTGGGCATACCAGGCAGCAATTGGGCGAAATCGATCACCACTTCATTGGGGGTGTGACTGATTACTGCAAAGTTGGCGTAGGTGGGGTCCAACTCCTGCGGCAGTTCCAGGTTGACTCGACGGGGCTTTCGTTTTTTTTCTTCCGCCACAGCTGTTTCCTTCCACAAGATCAAAGAAAAAGACACGGCGCTTTGTGGTTAGGCGCCGCGTCTATTCTAACATAGAAGAGAGCGATTTGGCGAATGTTACCTCTACTTGGCAGTTAGCCATGTCAGACAGTACAATGGGAAAATGGCCAAGCTAATGCCGGGCGCAGAGCCCTTTTTCTACCCAGGAAACGATGTGGGTTGCCTGTTGATCCACGGTTTTACCGCAAGCGCCCAGGAAGTGCATGGCCTGGGGCGTTATCTTGCCAGCCAGGGCCTCACCGTTCGAGGGTTACTATTGCCCGGCCACGGTACGCATCCTGACGACATGCTGAACGCCGATTGGCGGATGTGGTATGCGGCCGTGCGAATAGGGTACGAAGATCTCAGGCGGCGCTGTGATCAGGTCTTTGCCATGGGTTTGTCTGAGCGTCCTCTCTAAACTTCGCTCTCTTGCGATTCTCCCATCACCAGTCTGATGATCCACTTGCCGATCTCGCCCAGGAAGAGCATGGATACTGCGACGGCGATGCAGATTACCCACTGTTGGCCTGTCAACGAGGTCGTGTCGAAGATGTTTTGGAAGAGGGGTAGTTCGGTTACCAACACAGCCATGAGGATCACGAAACCGTAGGTGAGAAGCAGTCGTTTGTTGGAGAAGGTCTCGTCACGGAAGACGGTTTCTGTGGGATGTCGCAGATTGAGCGCCACAGACAGATGGGAGAGGGAGAAGGTAATCAACGCCATGGTCTGAGCAATCATTGCAGAGGCGAAGCGGGTTTCGGCCCATGTGTATGTGGCCAGAGTAATCGCGGCCATGAAGAAGCCGACCAGAATCAGGCGGGCTCCCATGCGCTTGCCGACAAGCGGGTCGCTGGC
Proteins encoded in this region:
- a CDS encoding haloacid dehalogenase, which codes for MDQLADIIESIRSDLTERNDVRDRTLRRSRELIRLCAHSIRAVHRHDLETASELLAEAREAAALMVADLEAMPDLFYTGYTQDALKELTEAHVVYALVAGNPLPTPQELGVPSGSYLKGTSEAATEMRRFVLDLIRRGRVEDAEPYLAIMDDIYSLHITIDFPDAITGGLRRQTDVLRATLERTRGDLTMALRQEQMREALLAFEARVMSDQPSNEQG
- a CDS encoding DUF3467 domain-containing protein, coding for MAEEKKRKPRRVNLELPQELDPTYANFAVISHTPNEVVIDFAQLLPGMPKGRVKARVVLTPTSAKMVQQALRQNLEKFEGRFGKIPGPDRQSNTFDSGSGSLGGMQWSVGSEDDDEPEENSAPPESGE